The Petrocella atlantisensis genome has a window encoding:
- a CDS encoding TM1266 family iron-only hydrogenase system putative regulator — protein MIENRIGVVGVVIEKDGDIHRINQVLHDHNQIIVGRMGLPNINQREISIISVVVDGTTDQIGSLTGQLGALKGVNVKSALSKKIN, from the coding sequence ATGATAGAAAATCGAATAGGTGTTGTGGGTGTCGTTATAGAAAAAGACGGCGATATCCATCGAATCAATCAAGTCTTACATGACCACAACCAAATTATCGTAGGTCGGATGGGACTACCCAATATCAATCAGCGTGAGATTAGCATTATTTCCGTTGTCGTTGATGGAACAACGGACCAGATTGGAAGCCTAACCGGCCAACTCGGCGCCCTAAAAGGCGTCAACGTCAAAAGTGCCCTTTCCAAGAAAATTAATTAA
- the pflB gene encoding formate C-acetyltransferase: protein MNEAWKNFENGTWQTSVDVRDFIQQNHIPYEGDEKFLVGPTGNTTLLWQKVIALFAEESTKGILDAESKIPSSITSHGPGYIDQSLETIVGFQTDHPLKRGIMPYGGVKVVKDALTAYGYELDPETEKIFTEYRKTHNAGVFDAYTEAMRDARRSGIITGLPDAYGRGRIIGDYRRVALYGIDFLIHMKKKEKIELEMDYMDASVIKLREELSEQIRALGAVKEMAKTYGFDISQPATTAKEAIQWTYFGYLAAIKEQDGAAMSLGRVSTFFDIYIEQDIKNGLLDEKGAQELIDHFVMKLRMVRFLRTPAYNELFSGDPTWVTEVIGGVGVDGRTLVSKTSYRMLNTLYTLGAAPEPNLTILWSNRLPEAFKKYVSKVSIDTSSIQYENDDLMRPKYGDDYGIACCVSAMRLGKQMQFFGARANLAKALLYAINGGKDEKTGLQIAPLFAPITGDILTYEDVMPRFDLVMDWLSQLYINTLNIIHYMHDKYAYEKLQLALHDRDVHRTSACGIAGLSVVADSLSAIKYSKVKIIRNEDGLAIDYEVEPGSYPAFGNNDDAVDQIAKDVVEQFMTKLRRHKTYRDSTPTMSILTITSNVVYGKMTGSTPDGRKVGEPFAPGANPMHGRDHHGAIASMSSVAKLPYDQAEDGISYTFSIVPRALGKDKTQQVNNLVGMLDGYFYDGGHHINVNVFDKETLLDAMDHPEEYPQLTIRVSGYAVNFVKLTREQQLDVIHRTFHERA, encoded by the coding sequence ATGAATGAAGCTTGGAAAAACTTTGAAAATGGAACTTGGCAAACATCTGTAGATGTTCGTGATTTCATACAACAAAACCACATACCTTATGAAGGTGATGAGAAATTCTTGGTAGGACCTACAGGTAACACTACCCTACTTTGGCAAAAAGTCATAGCACTCTTTGCGGAAGAATCCACTAAAGGTATCTTAGATGCTGAGAGCAAAATACCTTCTTCCATCACATCTCACGGTCCTGGCTACATTGACCAATCCTTGGAAACCATAGTTGGTTTTCAAACGGATCATCCATTAAAAAGAGGTATTATGCCTTATGGTGGCGTCAAAGTTGTCAAAGATGCTCTAACCGCTTATGGTTATGAACTGGATCCTGAAACCGAAAAAATCTTTACAGAATATCGTAAGACTCATAATGCAGGGGTTTTTGACGCTTATACAGAAGCTATGAGAGATGCGAGACGATCCGGTATCATCACCGGTTTACCCGATGCTTATGGTAGAGGTCGAATCATTGGTGACTATCGTCGTGTTGCTCTCTATGGTATTGATTTTCTAATCCACATGAAAAAGAAAGAAAAAATAGAATTGGAAATGGATTATATGGACGCTTCCGTTATCAAATTACGAGAAGAACTCTCCGAACAAATCCGTGCACTTGGCGCTGTAAAAGAAATGGCAAAGACCTATGGTTTTGATATCAGTCAACCTGCAACAACTGCTAAAGAAGCAATACAATGGACTTATTTTGGCTATCTGGCAGCTATTAAAGAACAAGATGGCGCAGCTATGAGTCTTGGTCGCGTTTCAACTTTCTTTGACATCTATATTGAGCAGGATATCAAAAATGGGCTTCTAGATGAAAAAGGTGCCCAGGAACTCATAGACCATTTTGTCATGAAACTTAGAATGGTACGTTTTCTTAGAACACCGGCTTATAATGAACTTTTCTCCGGTGACCCTACTTGGGTAACAGAAGTCATCGGCGGTGTCGGTGTTGATGGCCGTACTCTGGTATCTAAGACGTCCTATCGTATGTTAAATACGCTCTATACCTTAGGTGCTGCGCCAGAGCCTAACCTTACAATATTATGGTCCAATCGCCTTCCTGAAGCCTTTAAAAAGTATGTGAGTAAGGTGTCCATAGATACCAGTTCCATTCAGTATGAAAACGACGATCTTATGCGTCCGAAATACGGTGACGATTATGGTATTGCTTGCTGTGTTTCTGCCATGCGCCTAGGTAAACAAATGCAATTTTTTGGTGCTCGTGCCAACTTAGCTAAGGCTTTACTCTATGCTATCAATGGGGGCAAAGATGAAAAAACAGGCTTACAAATCGCCCCACTTTTTGCACCCATTACCGGCGATATACTGACCTACGAAGACGTTATGCCTAGGTTCGACCTAGTTATGGACTGGTTATCTCAACTCTATATCAACACCTTAAATATCATCCATTATATGCATGATAAATATGCTTATGAAAAGCTTCAACTGGCTTTACATGACCGTGACGTGCATCGTACATCCGCTTGCGGTATTGCCGGTCTATCCGTTGTGGCTGACTCACTTTCAGCGATAAAATACTCAAAAGTAAAAATCATACGTAACGAAGATGGACTTGCTATTGATTATGAAGTCGAACCCGGTAGCTATCCGGCATTCGGAAACAACGATGATGCCGTGGATCAAATAGCCAAAGATGTGGTTGAGCAGTTTATGACCAAGTTAAGACGCCACAAAACATACCGAGATTCCACACCCACTATGTCTATTCTAACCATCACTTCCAACGTGGTTTACGGTAAGATGACCGGTTCAACACCTGATGGTCGTAAAGTCGGTGAACCTTTTGCACCAGGCGCCAATCCTATGCATGGCCGAGATCACCATGGTGCCATAGCTTCCATGTCTTCTGTTGCTAAGCTACCTTATGACCAAGCAGAAGACGGCATCAGTTATACTTTTTCCATCGTGCCAAGAGCCCTTGGTAAAGACAAGACGCAACAAGTTAATAATCTGGTCGGTATGCTGGATGGTTATTTCTATGACGGGGGACATCATATTAATGTGAATGTTTTTGATAAAGAAACCCTGCTTGATGCCATGGACCACCCTGAAGAATATCCTCAATTGACAATCAGAGTTTCCGGCTATGCTGTTAATTTTGTCAAGCTCACCCGTGAACAACAACTTGATGTTATACACAGAACCTTCCACGAGCGTGCATAG
- a CDS encoding UDP-N-acetylglucosamine 1-carboxyvinyltransferase: MNQFLIKGGKPLSGEVAVSGAKNAALGILPAALLSRDICRIENVPCVNDITVLLEAMEDLGVKIKFEDNNHTVIMDCRNIKKLTVDYEHIKKIRASYYLLGALLGAYNKSEVALPGGCNIGSRPIDQHIKGFEALGAVVDIEHGMIKVKAHSLVGVTIYLDMASVGATINIMMAAVMAEGVTHIENPAKEPHIVDVANFLNSMGANIKGAGTDVIKVTGVKKMHGTEYMIIPDQIEAGTYMVASAITGGDVTVTNLIPKHMEAVVAKLNEMGVGVEEFDDAIRVYKKDNLKNIQVKTLPYPGFPTDMQPQFTALLAVAEGMSIMTESIFENRFTYTSDLSRMGASIKVEGNTAIVSGGGELTGAEVSAPDLRAGAALVLAGLAAKGETLINNIHYIDRGYEHFEDKLRGLGGEIYRISENTSKEAFKVV, from the coding sequence ATGAATCAATTTTTAATAAAAGGCGGTAAGCCACTAAGTGGTGAAGTCGCTGTGAGCGGTGCCAAAAATGCCGCTCTTGGTATATTGCCTGCAGCATTATTATCTCGCGATATATGTAGGATAGAGAATGTGCCATGTGTCAATGACATCACTGTATTACTTGAAGCTATGGAAGATCTTGGTGTTAAAATCAAGTTTGAAGATAATAATCATACTGTGATTATGGATTGTCGAAATATCAAAAAACTCACTGTGGATTACGAGCACATCAAAAAAATCAGAGCTTCTTATTATTTGCTAGGTGCTCTTCTTGGAGCATATAACAAATCAGAGGTGGCGTTACCAGGTGGTTGCAACATAGGTAGCCGCCCAATTGATCAACACATCAAAGGGTTCGAAGCTCTTGGAGCAGTTGTAGATATTGAGCACGGTATGATAAAAGTTAAAGCCCATAGTCTGGTTGGTGTCACCATCTACTTGGACATGGCCAGTGTTGGTGCTACCATCAACATCATGATGGCTGCGGTTATGGCAGAAGGGGTTACTCATATTGAAAACCCGGCAAAAGAGCCACATATCGTTGATGTTGCCAATTTTTTAAACAGTATGGGTGCGAATATAAAAGGCGCAGGTACGGATGTGATTAAGGTTACCGGCGTTAAAAAAATGCACGGAACAGAGTATATGATTATTCCGGACCAGATTGAAGCAGGCACTTATATGGTTGCAAGCGCTATTACAGGTGGTGATGTCACCGTTACCAATCTGATTCCGAAGCATATGGAAGCTGTTGTTGCTAAGTTGAATGAAATGGGCGTTGGTGTAGAAGAGTTTGATGACGCTATTCGAGTTTACAAAAAAGATAATTTGAAAAACATTCAGGTTAAAACCTTACCATATCCGGGTTTTCCAACAGATATGCAACCCCAGTTTACGGCTTTGTTGGCCGTTGCAGAGGGTATGAGCATTATGACAGAAAGTATATTTGAAAACAGATTCACCTATACCAGTGATTTGTCCAGAATGGGGGCATCGATAAAGGTAGAAGGTAATACAGCTATTGTAAGCGGTGGTGGTGAGTTAACCGGAGCGGAAGTGAGCGCACCGGACCTAAGAGCGGGTGCCGCGTTGGTACTAGCAGGTCTTGCAGCCAAGGGAGAAACTTTGATTAACAATATCCATTATATTGACAGGGGCTATGAGCATTTTGAAGATAAGCTTAGAGGCCTTGGTGGCGAGATTTATCGAATCAGTGAAAATACCAGTAAAGAAGCGTTTAAAGTGGTTTAG
- the hydF gene encoding [FeFe] hydrogenase H-cluster maturation GTPase HydF encodes MSLNQTPQSNRIHIAFFGQTNAGKSSLINAVTQQDIALVSDVSGTTTDPVYKAMELLPLGPVMLIDTAGLNDATQLGALRKQKTLDVLNKTDLAVLVMDSLQKNHAFEIELIKTIQDKKIPLIGVLNKSDLNTLDAHRLESLSKEMGIPIYPVSSITKEGVKELKIAMSLALPSDEDQFKIVGDLIQPGDFVVLVTPIDKAAPKGRLILPQQQTIRDILESDAIAIVCKEHELRETLDRLGTKPKLVITDSQAFLKVAADTPKDILMTSFSILFARHKGDLLQLVKGAKAIEALKDGDKVLISEGCTHHRQSDDIGTVKIPRWLKQITGKQLHFDYVSGVSFTDSAKDYALIIHCGACMLNKKAMAYRLETVESLQVPIVNYGVMIAYVHGILDRALEPFPLAKMIWDEVN; translated from the coding sequence ATGAGCTTAAACCAAACACCACAATCTAACCGCATACATATTGCTTTCTTTGGGCAAACCAACGCAGGCAAATCCAGTCTGATTAATGCCGTCACCCAACAAGACATCGCTTTGGTCTCTGATGTAAGTGGCACCACAACAGACCCTGTATACAAAGCTATGGAACTTCTCCCCCTTGGCCCTGTTATGTTAATTGATACTGCCGGGCTCAATGATGCCACCCAGCTTGGCGCACTCAGGAAACAGAAAACTTTGGATGTCTTAAACAAAACCGATCTGGCGGTTCTGGTTATGGACAGCCTCCAAAAAAATCATGCATTTGAAATAGAGCTTATCAAAACCATTCAAGACAAAAAAATACCGTTAATCGGCGTCTTAAATAAATCTGACTTAAATACTTTAGATGCCCATCGATTAGAATCCTTGTCAAAAGAAATGGGCATCCCCATCTATCCTGTTTCAAGTATTACCAAAGAAGGGGTTAAGGAACTAAAAATTGCCATGAGTCTTGCTCTTCCAAGCGATGAAGATCAGTTCAAAATTGTTGGTGACCTGATTCAACCCGGCGATTTTGTCGTCTTGGTCACCCCTATAGATAAAGCGGCTCCAAAAGGACGTCTCATTTTACCCCAGCAACAGACCATAAGAGACATACTGGAAAGTGATGCCATAGCCATTGTTTGTAAAGAACATGAACTTAGGGAGACTTTGGACCGACTGGGTACAAAACCCAAACTGGTTATCACCGACTCACAAGCCTTTTTGAAGGTCGCAGCCGATACCCCAAAAGATATTCTGATGACCTCTTTTTCCATTCTCTTTGCCAGACACAAAGGCGACCTTCTACAACTTGTCAAGGGTGCAAAAGCCATTGAAGCCCTTAAAGATGGCGACAAAGTTCTTATCTCAGAAGGTTGCACCCATCATAGGCAATCTGACGATATCGGTACCGTCAAGATTCCAAGATGGCTCAAGCAAATCACCGGAAAGCAATTACATTTTGATTATGTCTCCGGTGTAAGTTTTACCGACTCCGCTAAAGATTACGCATTGATCATCCATTGTGGTGCCTGTATGCTTAACAAAAAAGCTATGGCCTACCGGCTTGAGACTGTAGAATCCCTACAGGTTCCCATTGTAAACTACGGTGTTATGATTGCCTATGTACACGGCATTCTAGATAGAGCACTGGAACCCTTTCCATTGGCAAAAATGATCTGGGACGAGGTGAATTAA
- a CDS encoding Crp/Fnr family transcriptional regulator yields the protein MKKEEIIEVLSEVSLFRTMTADCILLNLNKMNYFLKTFDKNEVIAREGDDCNQIGIVLSGSLELRKEFPAGHYMTLTYLDRGHIFGEVIVFSNISKYPATIITTLKTEVLYIHREDIIQLMEGCESILKNFVSVISNKVVMLNKKTSILSFKTIEEKVASYILEEYKARQQMTFNIPLSRKELAGYLNVPRPSLSRTMGKMKTEGIIDFYQNTVKILDIQALEDCLFKI from the coding sequence ATGAAAAAAGAAGAGATTATTGAAGTTCTTAGTGAGGTTAGCCTCTTTAGAACCATGACAGCGGATTGCATCCTGCTTAACTTGAATAAAATGAATTATTTCCTAAAAACATTTGACAAGAATGAAGTCATAGCTAGGGAAGGCGATGATTGCAACCAGATTGGGATTGTTCTGTCAGGGAGCCTAGAACTTAGAAAAGAGTTTCCAGCCGGACACTATATGACACTGACGTATCTGGATAGAGGCCATATTTTTGGAGAAGTCATTGTTTTTTCAAATATATCTAAGTATCCTGCCACCATTATAACGACACTTAAAACAGAAGTTCTGTATATTCATAGGGAAGACATCATTCAATTGATGGAAGGGTGCGAGTCCATTCTCAAAAACTTTGTATCTGTGATATCGAATAAAGTAGTGATGCTGAATAAGAAGACATCCATACTGTCCTTTAAAACCATCGAGGAAAAAGTAGCCAGCTATATATTAGAAGAGTATAAAGCTAGGCAACAGATGACCTTTAACATACCTCTTAGTAGGAAGGAGTTGGCAGGTTATTTAAACGTACCAAGACCTTCCTTGTCAAGAACTATGGGAAAAATGAAGACAGAAGGGATTATTGATTTTTATCAGAATACGGTCAAGATTTTGGACATTCAAGCTCTGGAAGATTGTCTCTTTAAGATCTAA
- a CDS encoding DUF362 domain-containing protein, whose amino-acid sequence MAYFINDDCISCGACESECPVNCITEGDGIYVIDANECIDCGACADVCPVDSPKPQ is encoded by the coding sequence ATGGCATATTTTATTAATGATGATTGTATCTCATGTGGCGCTTGTGAATCTGAGTGTCCAGTAAATTGCATTACCGAAGGCGATGGTATTTATGTTATCGACGCTAACGAATGTATCGATTGTGGTGCTTGTGCAGATGTTTGTCCAGTAGATTCACCAAAACCACAATAA
- a CDS encoding aspartate ammonia-lyase: MDFRTEKDQLGSISIDSASYYGIHTNRALHNFSLAGRPVHMDLVHNLVLVKKACAMANQKTGALEPEIAGSIIMACDLIMTGTYDNYLITDALQGGAGTSTNMNVNEVIANVALEQLGLPKGDYKKIHPLDHVNLSQSTNDVYPTALRITAIYKVRALADHLAALQESLQEKEQLFSDVLKLGRTQLMDALPVTLGQEFAAYAKAISRDRWRIYKVEERLREVGIGGTAVGTGLNATMPYIYMVTDLLRELTGLGIARSDLLMDTYQNMDVFVEVSGFLKACATNMIKISSDLRLMASGPAGGLDEIRMKPLQAGSSIMPGKVNPVICESVLQAGLKVIGNDAVLTQAAYLGQLELNAFMPLIADTLLESLDLLIRSVDSFDRLCIQTLTANADNCKKHLEKSTSLSAALIHHLGYEETATLTCAAKEADMTLRNYLIKHKVMPEATVDLILNPRQVTKPGIPGMS, encoded by the coding sequence ATGGATTTTCGAACAGAAAAAGATCAGTTAGGCTCTATCTCTATAGATTCGGCTTCCTACTATGGCATACACACCAATCGGGCTCTTCATAATTTTTCACTGGCAGGTCGCCCAGTTCATATGGATTTGGTCCATAATCTGGTACTTGTAAAAAAGGCCTGTGCTATGGCCAACCAAAAAACAGGCGCACTTGAGCCCGAGATTGCGGGTAGTATTATTATGGCTTGTGACCTTATTATGACAGGTACCTACGATAACTATTTGATAACCGATGCCTTACAAGGTGGTGCAGGTACCTCCACAAACATGAATGTCAATGAAGTTATTGCCAATGTAGCCCTTGAACAGTTGGGTCTTCCCAAGGGGGATTACAAAAAAATCCACCCTCTCGACCATGTGAATCTATCCCAATCCACCAATGATGTATACCCTACTGCTTTAAGGATTACTGCCATCTACAAGGTTAGAGCCCTTGCAGATCATTTGGCTGCTTTACAAGAAAGCTTACAAGAAAAGGAACAACTTTTTTCAGATGTTCTAAAGCTGGGGCGCACTCAACTTATGGATGCATTACCCGTCACTCTCGGTCAAGAATTCGCCGCTTATGCAAAAGCCATATCAAGGGACCGATGGCGTATTTACAAAGTTGAAGAAAGACTTCGAGAAGTCGGCATCGGTGGAACCGCGGTTGGCACAGGCCTTAATGCAACCATGCCTTATATCTATATGGTAACGGACTTACTTCGAGAATTGACCGGTCTTGGCATTGCGCGTAGTGATCTTCTTATGGACACCTATCAAAATATGGATGTTTTTGTTGAGGTCTCGGGTTTTCTAAAAGCCTGTGCCACCAATATGATCAAAATAAGCAGTGACTTAAGACTAATGGCATCCGGACCTGCCGGTGGACTTGATGAGATTAGAATGAAGCCTTTACAAGCCGGTTCTTCCATAATGCCAGGTAAAGTCAACCCTGTTATCTGCGAATCTGTGCTACAAGCCGGGCTAAAAGTCATTGGTAACGATGCTGTACTTACACAAGCTGCTTATCTCGGTCAATTGGAGCTTAATGCCTTTATGCCCTTAATCGCTGATACCCTTCTTGAATCACTGGACTTACTTATACGAAGTGTGGATTCATTTGATCGGTTGTGCATTCAGACCTTAACCGCCAATGCAGATAACTGTAAAAAGCATCTGGAAAAATCCACATCACTTAGCGCAGCATTGATCCATCACCTTGGTTATGAAGAAACCGCAACCCTAACATGTGCTGCAAAAGAAGCTGATATGACCCTTAGAAATTATCTTATAAAGCACAAAGTGATGCCTGAAGCCACCGTTGATCTTATTCTTAATCCCAGGCAAGTGACCAAACCGGGTATCCCCGGCATGTCATAA
- the hydG gene encoding [FeFe] hydrogenase H-cluster radical SAM maturase HydG — protein MQNFIDDQKITALLEAGYKHSKEDIRAIIEKAKTCVGLTLEDVAALLQFEDQDLLDEMFACANHIKNTIYGDRIVMFAPLYISNYCVNGCTYCGYKQTNTIARRKLTDQEIASEALKIEAMGHKRIALEAGEDPINCDLDYVLHAMDVIYKTKSDNGAIRRINVNVAATTVENYKRLKAADIGTYILFQETYHQPTYKKYHPKGPKSNYEYHLTAMDRAMEGGIDDVGIGALFGLYDYKYELLGMMMHKEHLEEVFGVGPHTMSVPRIKKAMDVAVEAYPYAVDDDAFKRLVAIIRLAVPYTGIILSTREEASFREEVIHIGVSQISAGSKTDVGGYTDEEKMASQFQLADERPQHEIIQSLLEKGFLPSYCTACYRAGRTGDRFMQVAKSGQIHNLCQPNALLTLKEYLEDYADEDLKALGEATIKIHIEKIPSEKMKQTTILRLKAIEDGERDLFF, from the coding sequence ATGCAGAATTTTATAGATGACCAAAAAATCACGGCATTACTAGAAGCAGGTTACAAACACAGTAAGGAAGATATACGTGCCATCATAGAAAAAGCTAAAACTTGTGTCGGTTTGACCCTTGAAGATGTTGCTGCTCTTTTGCAATTTGAAGATCAGGACCTGTTAGATGAGATGTTTGCTTGTGCCAATCACATCAAAAATACCATATATGGGGATCGTATCGTTATGTTTGCACCATTGTATATATCTAACTATTGTGTGAATGGCTGCACCTACTGTGGATATAAACAAACCAACACCATAGCAAGACGTAAACTGACCGATCAGGAAATCGCAAGTGAAGCCTTGAAGATTGAAGCCATGGGTCATAAAAGAATTGCACTAGAAGCAGGAGAAGATCCTATCAACTGTGATTTGGACTATGTCCTTCATGCTATGGATGTTATCTACAAGACCAAAAGTGACAATGGTGCCATAAGACGTATCAATGTCAATGTGGCTGCAACAACTGTAGAAAACTACAAGCGACTCAAAGCTGCCGATATTGGTACCTACATCCTATTTCAAGAGACCTACCACCAACCCACCTATAAGAAGTACCATCCAAAGGGACCAAAATCCAACTACGAATACCACCTAACTGCCATGGATCGTGCGATGGAAGGCGGTATTGATGATGTTGGTATTGGTGCACTTTTTGGTTTGTATGATTACAAATATGAACTTTTAGGTATGATGATGCATAAAGAACACCTTGAAGAAGTTTTCGGTGTCGGACCCCATACTATGTCCGTACCACGTATCAAAAAAGCCATGGATGTTGCGGTTGAAGCTTATCCCTATGCTGTTGATGATGACGCTTTTAAGCGTTTGGTCGCTATTATAAGATTAGCCGTTCCCTATACCGGCATCATCCTCTCAACAAGGGAAGAAGCCAGTTTTAGAGAAGAAGTGATCCATATTGGCGTTTCACAAATCAGTGCTGGTTCCAAAACAGACGTAGGCGGTTATACCGATGAAGAGAAAATGGCCAGTCAATTTCAACTTGCTGATGAACGCCCTCAACATGAGATCATACAATCGCTACTTGAAAAAGGTTTCTTACCAAGTTATTGTACTGCTTGTTACCGCGCCGGTAGAACAGGGGATCGATTTATGCAGGTTGCAAAAAGTGGCCAGATCCATAATCTGTGCCAACCCAATGCACTGCTCACCTTAAAAGAATATCTGGAAGATTATGCAGATGAGGATCTAAAGGCACTCGGCGAAGCAACCATAAAAATTCACATCGAGAAAATTCCAAGCGAAAAGATGAAACAAACCACAATTTTACGTCTAAAAGCCATCGAAGATGGGGAAAGAGATCTCTTCTTTTAA
- a CDS encoding GntR family transcriptional regulator: MAIYQDVKKELIHRMKEGIYKAGEKIPSERDLCLEFKVSRMTIRQALSELVAEGVLYKTIGRGTFVSSPSLYQENLKSFTHTLIGQGMVPSTKIIEVATISQLKKISHWLNVDQTDPFYKVKRLRLGDGVPIALETIYIPKKYAQGLLKHDLTTSLYKLLEKEYGYDLTHITCDIEANISSRIIMEAMNLQQQTALLKITGITYAQNDLKLFYEESYYRSQLYKYHVDILNRP; the protein is encoded by the coding sequence ATGGCAATCTACCAAGATGTGAAAAAAGAATTAATCCATAGAATGAAGGAAGGTATTTATAAAGCAGGGGAAAAAATTCCTTCCGAAAGAGATTTGTGCCTAGAATTCAAAGTCAGTCGGATGACCATTCGACAGGCTTTATCAGAACTTGTAGCTGAAGGTGTTTTGTACAAAACTATAGGGCGTGGCACATTTGTATCATCACCCAGTCTATACCAAGAGAACTTAAAAAGTTTCACACACACACTGATTGGTCAAGGTATGGTACCTTCAACAAAAATCATTGAGGTTGCTACGATCTCACAGCTTAAAAAAATCAGCCATTGGCTGAATGTAGATCAGACGGACCCTTTTTATAAGGTTAAACGGTTGAGACTAGGCGATGGTGTGCCCATCGCACTAGAAACCATTTATATACCAAAAAAATATGCACAAGGACTTCTTAAGCATGACTTAACAACTTCTCTATATAAGTTACTTGAAAAAGAATATGGTTATGATTTGACCCATATCACCTGTGATATAGAAGCCAATATATCAAGTAGAATTATTATGGAGGCCATGAACTTACAGCAGCAAACGGCTTTATTAAAAATAACAGGCATTACCTACGCTCAAAATGACTTGAAGCTGTTTTATGAAGAATCTTACTACAGATCACAACTCTATAAATATCACGTAGACATCCTCAATAGGCCTTAG
- a CDS encoding bacteriohemerythrin, with protein MLNYTWSMDYSVQNSVLDDHHKNLLKLFNDAYDLIISKAPVENTIKLISELKVYSIFHFSEEEKLMRAANYPYYEEHVKEHKKFIEDITKFKDDISEQTSDLNEEIFLFLSDWLIHHIQKTDRKYIDFL; from the coding sequence ATGCTAAACTATACTTGGTCAATGGACTATAGCGTACAGAACTCTGTTCTAGACGACCACCACAAGAATCTATTGAAGCTTTTCAATGATGCTTATGATTTAATTATCTCCAAAGCGCCTGTAGAAAATACCATCAAACTCATTAGTGAACTCAAGGTCTATTCTATTTTCCATTTTAGTGAAGAAGAAAAACTCATGAGAGCCGCCAATTACCCATACTATGAAGAACACGTCAAAGAACATAAAAAGTTCATAGAAGATATAACCAAGTTCAAAGATGACATCTCCGAACAGACTTCAGACCTTAATGAAGAAATATTCCTTTTTCTTAGTGATTGGCTCATTCATCACATACAAAAAACAGATCGTAAATATATAGACTTTCTCTAA
- the pflA gene encoding pyruvate formate-lyase-activating protein: MKHGKIHSIESCGTVDGPGIRFVLFLQGCPLRCQYCHNPDTWKIGDGTDMTVESLMKEIVKYKSFMRFSNGGVTLTGGEPLLQVEFVYELIMACKREGIHTAIDTSGYIFNDYAKKVIDEVDLVLLDIKHSDPKQYEFITGAKLQPTMDFLNYLGELGKPVWIRYVLVPGLTDQPEAIEALALHLSQYNNIEKIELLPFHKMGEYKWEALGETYRLHDVDEPTKLQMIEAMAILKKHNLNVVTT, translated from the coding sequence TTGAAGCACGGTAAAATACACTCTATTGAAAGCTGTGGTACCGTTGATGGACCCGGCATCCGATTTGTACTTTTTCTTCAAGGATGTCCTTTGCGGTGCCAATACTGCCACAATCCTGACACTTGGAAGATTGGTGACGGGACAGATATGACCGTTGAAAGTCTTATGAAAGAAATCGTTAAATACAAGTCTTTTATGCGTTTTTCAAATGGTGGTGTTACCCTAACCGGAGGTGAACCTTTACTCCAAGTTGAATTTGTCTATGAACTCATTATGGCATGCAAGCGCGAAGGTATACATACAGCCATTGACACTTCCGGATATATCTTTAATGATTATGCCAAAAAAGTCATTGACGAAGTCGATCTGGTTTTACTTGATATCAAGCATTCAGACCCTAAGCAGTATGAGTTTATTACCGGTGCCAAGTTGCAACCTACAATGGATTTTCTGAACTATCTGGGAGAACTGGGCAAGCCTGTCTGGATTCGTTATGTATTGGTACCGGGCCTTACGGATCAACCTGAGGCTATAGAAGCCTTAGCCCTTCATTTAAGTCAGTACAATAATATTGAAAAAATAGAACTATTACCTTTTCATAAGATGGGCGAATACAAATGGGAGGCGCTTGGTGAAACCTATCGGCTCCATGACGTTGACGAGCCGACCAAACTGCAAATGATTGAAGCGATGGCTATTTTAAAAAAACATAACCTAAATGTTGTCACTACTTAA